Within the Vagococcus carniphilus genome, the region TGTAATACGCCAATTACGATCTCGAATATTTAATTCATTCTCAGGACTAATAAATTCCATATTAGCTTCCCAAAGCGATTCAACTGTTCCAACATCTTTCCAATAGCCATTAAAATTATAAGCATAAACTCTTTCACCGCTATTGATATAAGAAGGAATAATATGCTTCCCAAAATCAAGCATTTCACCATCTTTTTGATGTGTTGTTAATAAAAACTCACGCAAATATGCCCAATTGAAAATGTAAATTCCCATTGAAGCTAAATTATTTTTTGGCTCTTCTGGTTTTTCTTCAAATTCAATGACTCGGTTATTTTTATCTGTATTCATAATACCGAAACGAGATGCTTCTTTTATAGGTACTTCAATAACAGATACAGTCAAAGAGGCATTATTTTGTTTATGCGCTTCTAACATTTTTTCATAATCCATGGTGTAAATATGATCTCCAGATAAAACAAGAACATATTCAGGGTCCATTCGGTCAATATAGTCCATGTTCTGGAAAATAGCATGAGCTGTTCCTTCAAACCATTTACTACCATCATTTGCTGAAAAAGGTTGTAAAACGGTTAAATCAGAATTTAGACCATCCAATCCCCAACTATCGCCATTGCCAAGATGAGAATTTAAAATTAAGGGTTCGTACTGGGTAACAACACCAACATTTGAAATATTTGAATTAATACAATTGCTTAATGTGAAATCAATAATGCGATATCTTCCGCCAAAAGGAACGGCAGGTTTGGCAATGTTTTGAGTTAATTTTCCTAACCTAGAACCTTTACCGCCTGCTAAAATCATTGCTAAAACTTCTGTTTTCATATTGACTTGATGAGTAATAAAACCTCATCATCCTCCTCTCAAATTCTCACTATTTTTTACGATTGATCCGAACGTCAGCTGGTTTTAATATAAGTGCACCTAAAGCTGGTACCGTTGTTTCAATTGAGTAATCAAACTGTTTAAATTCATTGTTACTTGTTTCACATGATTTATTATGTTTCTCCCATGTTCCCCCAAATTCTTTCATCTCAGTGTTCCAAACTTCTTCATAAGTCCCTTCATAAGGAACTCCTATTTGAAAGTTTTTTCTTTCAACAGGTGTCATGTTTAAAATGACTATATAAAAATCTTTCTTTTTCTTACCTTGACGAATAAAAGATAAGACGGTATCACTCTTGTTATCTGCATCAATTATTTCAATCGTCTCTCTTGTATCCTCTAATTCCCAAAGACAAGATGATTGACGATAAAACTCATTTAATTCAGACGTAAAGAACTGCATTTGTTGGTTTAACTCATCTTCTAAATCAACCCACTCTAACTCTTCATTAAATTTCCACTCTAAAAACTGTCCCCACTCGCTTCCCATAAACAGAAGTTTTTTTCCAGGGTGAGTGATTAAATAAGTGTAGAGATTTCGAAGTTGAGCAAACTGTTTGTAACGGTCTCCCCACATTTTATGCATTAAACTCTTCTTACCATGAACAACTTCATCATGGGATAGAGGTAAAATAAATCGTTCCTCCATCATGTACATGAATGAAAAAGTCATCAAATTAAAATTATCACCTCTAAAAAGAGGATCCATTTCATAGAACCGTAAAATATCATTCATCCATCCCATATTCCACTTGTAATCAAATCCAAGTGAGTTTTCAATGCTACCAGTTATTTTCGTTTCAGATGAGCTTTCCTCAGCTATCATTAGAACTTCTGGATGTTCATTTTTCATGACAGCATTCAATTTTTGTAAGAAATAATACCCTTCTAGGTTAGTATATCCACCTTCATGATTTAGCGTAAATGGACCATCATCATAGTTTCGATAAATCATACTTGATACCG harbors:
- a CDS encoding glucose-1-phosphate adenylyltransferase, which gives rise to MKTEVLAMILAGGKGSRLGKLTQNIAKPAVPFGGRYRIIDFTLSNCINSNISNVGVVTQYEPLILNSHLGNGDSWGLDGLNSDLTVLQPFSANDGSKWFEGTAHAIFQNMDYIDRMDPEYVLVLSGDHIYTMDYEKMLEAHKQNNASLTVSVIEVPIKEASRFGIMNTDKNNRVIEFEEKPEEPKNNLASMGIYIFNWAYLREFLLTTHQKDGEMLDFGKHIIPSYINSGERVYAYNFNGYWKDVGTVESLWEANMEFISPENELNIRDRNWRITTKHRVSPPQFLSDSASVNESLIASGCYVSGDVTHSIISTDTQIGEGAKIENSVIMPGARVGKNALISRAIVGENAVVGDNAVIVGEEEVAVVGNAEVIGVCNDED
- the glgB gene encoding 1,4-alpha-glucan branching protein GlgB produces the protein MKRQDSEIFHDEALCKKSFVTGENFKSQNCLGVHLINDEQGEFYVFRVWAPNAQEVFLVGDFNDWKDTEPMTYDKETGIWEIITDLPNEMDLYKFHVTQQNGRKIMKIDPFSKMFEKRPGNASVVYIEKEKKWKDGLFKGRHKRSNHFKRPLNIYEVHASSFKQHTNGNPYTFKDLTEELVPYLVQMNYTHVEFMPLMEHPLDQSWGYQLIGYFALCSTYGTPEEFQEFVEACHLNNIGVLVDWVPGHFCVNDDALAYYDGTPQFEYVDPERAENRRWGSINFDLGRPEVQSFLISSILYWVETFHIDGIRVDAVSSMIYRNYDDGPFTLNHEGGYTNLEGYYFLQKLNAVMKNEHPEVLMIAEESSSETKITGSIENSLGFDYKWNMGWMNDILRFYEMDPLFRGDNFNLMTFSFMYMMEERFILPLSHDEVVHGKKSLMHKMWGDRYKQFAQLRNLYTYLITHPGKKLLFMGSEWGQFLEWKFNEELEWVDLEDELNQQMQFFTSELNEFYRQSSCLWELEDTRETIEIIDADNKSDTVLSFIRQGKKKKDFYIVILNMTPVERKNFQIGVPYEGTYEEVWNTEMKEFGGTWEKHNKSCETSNNEFKQFDYSIETTVPALGALILKPADVRINRKK